One region of Nitrospinaceae bacterium genomic DNA includes:
- the def-2 gene encoding peptide deformylase, with protein MAVLDVLVYPDKRLKQISRPVEKFDESLLQFVSDLEETMAAGPPSVGIAAPQVGRFERIVLVDVSCKPKIKNHGRLIMINPEITDKEGSVVGREGCLSVPDYTGNVARSERISVKAYDQFGNHQLYNMEGFEARAVQHEMDHLEGLLFLDRLVSRRDSLFRRKVYKKKSADIDSKRS; from the coding sequence ATGGCTGTTTTAGATGTTCTTGTCTACCCCGATAAACGATTGAAACAAATATCCCGTCCTGTTGAAAAATTTGACGAATCCCTCCTTCAATTTGTTTCCGATCTCGAGGAAACCATGGCCGCCGGCCCCCCCTCCGTGGGCATTGCGGCCCCGCAGGTCGGGCGCTTTGAGCGTATCGTTCTGGTAGACGTTTCCTGCAAGCCGAAAATAAAAAATCATGGCCGACTGATCATGATAAACCCCGAAATAACCGACAAGGAAGGAAGTGTCGTTGGCAGGGAAGGGTGCCTGTCGGTTCCCGATTACACCGGCAACGTCGCTCGCTCAGAGCGCATTTCGGTGAAGGCCTACGATCAATTCGGCAACCACCAGTTATATAACATGGAAGGGTTCGAAGCGCGGGCGGTTCAGCACGAGATGGATCATCTGGAAGGGTTGCTGTTTCTGGACCGGCTGGTCAGCCGCAGGGACAGTTTGTTCCGGCGCAAAGTTTATAAAAAGAAATCAGCAGATATTGATTCCAAGCGGTCCTGA
- a CDS encoding oxidoreductase, producing MLPTRLLGKTGERISVLGLGTAPAGNRLSLRQAVKLYEEALNLGVTYFDTAPDFAGYGNAQKQLGYLLKERRKEVFLVTKCFEPNGDKALRLLEQNLRDLQTDYADLVFVHSVGHDKMDPRVVFNRRGCYAALMKAKAKGLARFVGLSGHNRTGRFVEALKNFDVDVLLNAVNFVDQHTYNFEKDVWPLAAKNRIGLIAMKVYGGQHKNPENQLSHSLLPRQNLEMALRYALSQPGVASAAIGMATSAELHQNVEWAKNFKPLTFREMAQLRTMGKNLAADWGPHLGSVV from the coding sequence ATGTTACCCACGCGATTGCTCGGCAAGACAGGTGAACGTATTTCCGTCCTGGGGTTGGGAACCGCTCCAGCTGGAAACAGGCTCAGTTTGAGGCAAGCCGTCAAGCTTTATGAGGAAGCCTTAAACCTGGGAGTGACCTATTTTGACACCGCCCCGGATTTTGCCGGTTATGGCAACGCCCAAAAGCAATTGGGCTATTTGCTCAAGGAGCGGCGCAAGGAAGTTTTTCTGGTCACCAAATGTTTTGAGCCCAATGGCGATAAAGCGCTACGGCTCCTGGAGCAAAATCTCCGGGACCTGCAAACGGATTATGCGGATCTGGTCTTTGTCCACAGTGTCGGACACGATAAGATGGACCCCCGGGTCGTGTTTAACCGGCGAGGCTGTTACGCCGCTTTGATGAAAGCCAAAGCTAAGGGCCTGGCGAGATTCGTTGGCTTGTCCGGACACAATCGAACTGGCCGCTTCGTCGAAGCCCTAAAAAATTTTGATGTGGATGTTTTGCTCAACGCGGTTAACTTTGTGGATCAACACACCTATAACTTTGAGAAGGACGTTTGGCCGCTGGCGGCCAAAAACCGGATAGGTCTGATAGCCATGAAAGTCTATGGGGGGCAACACAAAAATCCGGAGAACCAACTCAGCCACAGCCTTTTACCCCGGCAAAATCTAGAAATGGCTCTCAGGTATGCGCTGAGCCAACCCGGCGTTGCTTCTGCCGCGATAGGCATGGCGACCTCGGCGGAATTGCACCAGAACGTCGAGTGGGCAAAAAACTTTAAACCTTTGACTTTTCGTGAAATGGCTCAGCTACGCACCATGGGCAAAAACCTGGCGGCCGACTGGGGGCCTCACCTCGGCTCAGTTGTTTGA
- a CDS encoding spore coat protein, producing the protein MNIDLPFHRALLDDDEINEVVDTLKSGWFTTGPKTHQFEEEFKQYIGCKHALGLNSCTAGLHLSLVVNEFAEGSEVITTPMTFPATASVAVHERLRPVFVDIEPGTLNIDVYKIEEKITSKTRAILPVHFAGHACDMDAIEDIARKHNLVIIEDAAHAVESSYKQRKIGNLGHLTSFSFYANKNITTGEGGMLTTNDDALADKIRVMRLHGLSKDAWKRFGRSGYSHWQLHAPGYKYNMPDISAALGIHQLRKVNQFYELRKRYAAMYDEAFKNVPEIKTLVTRSYAKSAYHLYIIALNLDRLTITRDQFVDEIQARGIGVGVHYVGLHLQPFYRKEFHTGPQDCPVATDYSERVLTLPLYPKMTPREVNRVIETVTDIITQSRR; encoded by the coding sequence ATGAACATAGACTTGCCCTTCCACCGCGCCCTGCTGGACGACGATGAAATCAACGAGGTTGTCGATACCTTGAAATCCGGCTGGTTCACCACCGGCCCCAAAACCCACCAGTTTGAAGAGGAATTCAAACAGTACATCGGATGCAAACACGCCCTGGGTTTAAACTCCTGCACGGCGGGTCTTCACCTTTCCCTTGTCGTCAATGAGTTTGCCGAAGGCAGTGAAGTGATCACCACGCCCATGACCTTTCCCGCGACTGCCAGTGTGGCGGTACACGAACGCCTGCGGCCGGTTTTCGTGGATATTGAACCGGGGACCCTGAATATCGATGTCTATAAAATTGAAGAAAAAATCACTTCTAAAACCCGAGCCATTCTGCCCGTTCATTTTGCCGGTCATGCCTGCGATATGGACGCCATCGAGGACATCGCCCGAAAGCATAATCTTGTTATCATCGAAGACGCCGCGCACGCCGTGGAATCCTCCTACAAACAACGGAAAATCGGCAATCTGGGCCATTTGACTTCATTCAGTTTTTACGCCAATAAAAATATCACAACGGGGGAGGGGGGCATGTTGACCACCAACGACGATGCGCTGGCCGACAAAATCCGGGTGATGCGGTTGCACGGTCTGAGCAAAGACGCCTGGAAGCGGTTTGGCAGGAGCGGCTATTCGCATTGGCAGCTTCATGCCCCCGGCTATAAATACAATATGCCGGATATCAGCGCCGCCCTTGGGATTCATCAGTTGCGAAAAGTGAATCAGTTTTATGAATTGCGAAAACGCTATGCGGCGATGTACGATGAGGCGTTTAAGAATGTTCCTGAAATAAAAACCCTGGTCACCCGGAGCTACGCGAAATCGGCTTATCACCTGTACATCATTGCACTGAACCTGGACCGGCTGACGATCACCCGGGACCAGTTCGTCGATGAGATCCAGGCACGGGGCATCGGCGTGGGCGTACATTATGTGGGCTTGCACCTGCAACCCTTTTACCGAAAGGAATTTCATACCGGTCCGCAGGATTGTCCGGTCGCCACGGATTATTCAGAGAGAGTGCTGACCTTGCCCTTATATCCTAAAATGACTCCGCGGGAGGTGAACCGCGTTATCGAAACGGTTACGGATATCATCACCCAATCGCGGCGTTGA
- a CDS encoding TonB-dependent receptor: MDLKQLMQMDVLVTSVSKRPQKLHETASAIYVVTQEDIRRTGAVNLMEALRIVPGVLVSKINQNRFSVSVRGFNRGFGSDKLLVLIDGRSIYSPVSSGVNKGVRWAVQDVVLEDVERIEVIRGPGAALWGSNAVAGVINIITKSAGDTQGVLAAAGGGTEERAFGTLRYGGKLGQAFSYRLYGKYRDRDEGKLVDDTDSFDDKQMGQFGFRSDWQVNSRDHLTMQGDYYNVDTELEFPARFVSLTAGSPPFKGKQTNKGANFLTRWTRDLGNSSSFKFQAYYDRVETKTGLPFSSIGNQVDLDFQHNFLIGERQNFSWGWDYRFVEFRFGDSDIFKSPAVTSSHLAGFFVHDEITIIPKRWSVILGSKFEHNEYSGFEYQPNIRTVWTPNPNNTFWAAVSRAVRIPNALEEEGVADRFSLPTAPVLLFREQNDGRTDAEELLAFEAGYKLNLPSKKIKFDIAGFLYNYDNLIELVNEPIFFEPVPTPAHLVFPTVNENAMEGEIYGLELSSEWQVLDNWRLSGSYTFMMADFRSTVNQPLNGGVSGLRPDAAVEGEPDNIFNIRSYHNLPHDLELDAMFYYVTRNVGRNIPSYSRLDLRLGWKPTKNVEFSMVGQNLLDETHPELSEGIERDSETERSFYIKGTFRF, translated from the coding sequence ATGGATCTGAAACAATTGATGCAAATGGATGTCCTGGTGACTTCCGTCAGCAAGCGTCCTCAAAAACTCCATGAGACAGCTTCCGCCATTTATGTCGTGACTCAGGAAGACATTCGCCGCACAGGAGCCGTCAACCTTATGGAAGCCCTTCGCATCGTTCCAGGGGTTCTAGTTTCAAAAATTAATCAGAATAGATTTTCTGTATCGGTAAGAGGTTTCAACAGAGGATTTGGATCGGATAAACTTTTGGTGCTGATCGATGGCCGGTCCATATATAGTCCGGTGAGTTCCGGGGTGAACAAGGGGGTCCGTTGGGCTGTCCAGGATGTCGTCCTGGAAGATGTAGAACGGATCGAGGTGATACGTGGCCCAGGGGCGGCATTATGGGGCTCCAATGCGGTAGCGGGAGTGATCAATATTATTACCAAGAGCGCAGGGGATACCCAGGGAGTTCTTGCAGCAGCAGGAGGAGGGACGGAAGAGCGGGCCTTTGGCACGCTTCGTTATGGCGGAAAACTGGGACAGGCTTTTTCATACCGCCTTTATGGGAAGTACCGGGATCGCGATGAAGGCAAACTGGTGGATGATACCGATTCTTTTGATGATAAGCAGATGGGGCAATTTGGTTTCCGCAGCGATTGGCAGGTTAACTCCCGAGATCATCTCACCATGCAAGGGGATTATTATAACGTAGACACGGAATTGGAATTTCCGGCAAGATTCGTTTCTTTGACAGCAGGATCTCCTCCTTTTAAAGGCAAGCAAACCAATAAGGGAGCTAATTTTTTAACCCGCTGGACAAGAGATTTGGGAAATTCTTCCTCCTTTAAATTTCAAGCCTACTACGACCGGGTTGAAACAAAAACCGGATTGCCCTTCAGCAGCATTGGAAATCAAGTGGATTTGGATTTTCAACATAATTTTTTGATTGGCGAAAGGCAGAATTTTTCCTGGGGATGGGATTACCGGTTTGTCGAATTTCGATTTGGGGATTCGGACATCTTCAAAAGTCCGGCGGTGACCAGCAGTCATCTGGCCGGTTTTTTTGTTCATGACGAAATAACAATCATCCCAAAGCGTTGGAGTGTGATCCTCGGATCGAAGTTTGAACACAACGAGTATTCCGGGTTTGAATATCAACCCAATATTCGAACCGTTTGGACTCCGAATCCAAATAATACGTTCTGGGCCGCGGTGTCACGCGCGGTTCGAATCCCCAATGCACTGGAGGAAGAAGGGGTTGCTGATCGGTTTTCTTTGCCGACTGCCCCCGTTCTGCTTTTTCGAGAACAAAATGACGGGCGTACGGATGCCGAAGAATTGCTGGCCTTCGAAGCGGGTTACAAACTCAATCTGCCATCGAAAAAAATCAAATTTGATATTGCGGGTTTCCTATATAATTACGATAATTTAATTGAATTAGTCAATGAACCCATCTTTTTTGAACCTGTTCCAACTCCGGCCCATTTGGTTTTTCCTACCGTCAATGAGAATGCCATGGAAGGTGAAATTTATGGCCTGGAACTGAGTTCAGAGTGGCAGGTACTTGATAACTGGCGTCTATCAGGGAGCTACACATTTATGATGGCGGATTTTCGTTCAACGGTTAATCAACCTTTAAATGGCGGCGTGAGTGGTCTTCGTCCGGACGCCGCCGTAGAGGGGGAACCGGATAATATTTTTAACATCCGCTCCTACCACAATTTACCGCATGACTTGGAATTGGATGCAATGTTCTATTATGTAACACGGAATGTCGGGAGGAATATTCCCAGTTATAGCCGCCTGGATTTGCGCCTGGGCTGGAAACCCACGAAAAATGTGGAATTTTCAATGGTGGGTCAAAATTTGCTGGATGAAACACACCCTGAGTTATCGGAAGGGATAGAAAGGGATTCGGAAACTGAGCGGAGTTTTTACATTAAAGGGACGTTTCGTTTTTAA
- a CDS encoding nitroreductase produces MPEIIKPFTAIGPRKESPSISLSELYHENTKLHSATALALGMKPDEKYSAPEMLAMSKAYKQYPSASRVELPKGKLSTKNEVLFDDVISSRRSIRKFFGDELSLDDLSRVLYQSYGVTGQVSLPGGGTQYLRSAPSAGALYPAELYLGVRRVAGMGQGIYHYNVLNHELELLIPGDPTDPLHKLCWYQEYARQASVVILISAVFQRTKRKYGERGYRYVLIDVGHMAQNICLSCTALNLPVLTTCGFFDDEANELLHLDGVDETMLYVAFVG; encoded by the coding sequence ATGCCAGAAATTATAAAACCCTTTACCGCAATCGGGCCAAGAAAAGAATCTCCATCAATTTCTCTCTCTGAACTTTACCACGAAAATACCAAACTACATTCCGCGACCGCATTGGCGCTGGGGATGAAACCAGATGAAAAATATTCCGCGCCCGAGATGCTGGCGATGTCTAAAGCCTATAAACAATATCCCTCTGCTTCGCGGGTTGAACTGCCGAAAGGAAAGTTATCAACCAAAAATGAAGTGTTATTTGACGATGTCATTTCTTCACGCCGGTCGATTCGTAAATTTTTCGGTGATGAATTGAGTTTGGATGATTTATCCAGGGTTCTCTACCAAAGCTATGGGGTGACCGGTCAGGTATCCCTTCCTGGCGGTGGAACCCAGTATCTTCGGTCCGCACCCTCCGCGGGAGCCCTGTATCCAGCGGAATTGTATCTGGGTGTTCGGAGGGTGGCCGGAATGGGCCAGGGAATATATCATTATAACGTTTTGAACCACGAACTCGAACTATTGATTCCTGGAGACCCCACCGATCCTCTTCATAAATTGTGCTGGTACCAGGAGTATGCCCGGCAGGCATCCGTGGTGATCCTTATATCTGCAGTTTTCCAGCGTACGAAACGAAAATACGGCGAGCGAGGTTATCGTTATGTGCTGATCGATGTTGGACATATGGCTCAGAATATTTGCCTTTCCTGCACGGCTTTGAACCTCCCCGTATTGACCACTTGCGGATTTTTTGATGACGAGGCAAACGAACTGCTTCATCTCGATGGAGTCGATGAGACGATGTTGTATGTGGCTTTTGTAGGGTAG
- a CDS encoding UPF0178 protein, with protein sequence MKIWVDADACPRAIKDILFRVADRTKISVTFVSNQWLRLPNSTFVHMVQVGQGPDIADDEIVNKCVAGDLIITADIPLAARVVEKGALALDPRGTMYDKSNIGQILDMRNFMDTLRGSGVETGGPSGFGQRERFKFANELDKFIARKVF encoded by the coding sequence ATGAAGATATGGGTTGATGCAGACGCTTGTCCCAGAGCGATCAAAGACATTTTGTTCCGTGTGGCAGACAGAACAAAAATATCTGTGACATTTGTCAGCAATCAGTGGTTACGTCTGCCAAATTCCACTTTTGTGCATATGGTTCAAGTGGGGCAGGGGCCGGATATCGCCGATGATGAAATTGTCAATAAATGCGTAGCCGGGGATTTAATCATCACGGCAGATATTCCTCTCGCCGCCCGCGTAGTGGAAAAAGGGGCGCTGGCTCTCGATCCGCGCGGAACGATGTACGATAAAAGCAATATTGGGCAAATATTGGACATGCGTAATTTCATGGACACCTTACGCGGCAGTGGCGTTGAAACAGGCGGCCCGAGTGGCTTTGGCCAGAGAGAACGGTTTAAGTTTGCAAATGAGCTGGATAAATTTATTGCCAGGAAAGTGTTTTAG
- a CDS encoding mechanosensitive ion channel protein MscS has product MELNLKALQSILLENNSYLIQAFIVIFGSLVIDYIQKKILKRLQRRLEKTANKWDDAIVAAISKPISVIIWAAGIAFAAEIIQKATKAVIFSAVQPFRDTIIIAALGWFLVRLINSIEKTFLEKEEDVDYTTVDAISKLLRISVIITGSLVALQTLGYSVSGVLAFGGIGGIAIGFAAKDLLANFFGGLTIYLDRPFTVGDWIRSPDREIEGTVEKIGWRLTCIRTFDKRPLYVPNSTFTTIAVENPSRMKNRRIYETIGIRYDDAMKMDPIIKKVKEMLQNHPEIDTRQTLIVNFNAFAPSSLDFFIYTFTKTTNWIHFHKVKQDVLLQVIKIIEAEGAEIAFPTSTLHVAEMPEKEMLDPLHDKR; this is encoded by the coding sequence ATGGAACTCAATTTAAAAGCCCTGCAAAGCATTCTGCTCGAAAATAACAGTTATCTGATCCAGGCGTTCATCGTCATTTTCGGTTCGCTTGTGATCGACTACATTCAAAAGAAAATTTTAAAACGGCTTCAACGCCGTCTCGAAAAAACGGCAAACAAATGGGACGATGCGATTGTCGCGGCCATTTCAAAGCCCATCAGCGTCATTATCTGGGCCGCGGGAATTGCCTTTGCTGCGGAAATCATACAAAAAGCCACCAAGGCGGTCATTTTCAGCGCCGTCCAACCCTTCCGGGACACCATTATCATCGCGGCCCTCGGGTGGTTCCTGGTGCGTCTGATAAATAGCATTGAAAAAACCTTCCTGGAAAAAGAAGAGGATGTCGACTACACCACGGTCGACGCCATCTCCAAACTACTGCGAATTTCCGTCATCATCACCGGGTCGCTGGTCGCCTTGCAAACTTTGGGGTACAGCGTTTCTGGAGTTTTAGCGTTTGGCGGTATCGGCGGCATCGCCATCGGTTTTGCGGCCAAGGATCTGCTGGCGAATTTCTTTGGCGGATTGACCATCTATCTGGACAGACCGTTCACGGTGGGCGATTGGATTCGTTCGCCCGACCGGGAAATCGAAGGCACCGTCGAAAAAATCGGCTGGCGATTGACCTGTATCAGAACTTTCGACAAAAGACCGTTGTACGTCCCCAATTCAACCTTCACCACCATCGCCGTGGAAAATCCTTCCCGAATGAAAAACCGAAGGATCTATGAAACCATAGGCATCCGTTACGATGATGCCATGAAAATGGACCCCATCATTAAAAAAGTAAAAGAGATGCTTCAAAATCACCCTGAAATAGATACCCGGCAAACGCTGATCGTCAACTTCAACGCCTTTGCCCCCTCCTCTCTCGACTTTTTCATCTACACGTTTACCAAAACGACGAACTGGATTCACTTCCACAAGGTCAAGCAGGATGTCCTTCTTCAAGTGATAAAAATCATCGAAGCAGAAGGAGCGGAAATCGCCTTCCCCACTTCGACCCTCCATGTTGCCGAAATGCCTGAAAAGGAAATGCTCGATCCTTTGCATGACAAAAGATAA